The genomic window agaaattaactctatcctAGTTGAAACCAGGACAAGCACTTACAAAAAGCTCGTGATCTGacctgagaaaaacaaatgcttttgcaTGGAGTGCAGAACTACTCTGAGGTTAAATTTTTTTGAGTGTTGCTCTAGCACAACTCAGAAGCCTCTCCCCAAAAGACATGCACCATGAGAAAGCCTCATACTACATTTGTATTGGGTAGCCTTGAAAACCTAATTTAGAAAGGACTTCTCAAAATCCTTTACTACTAAGTCAGAAATCAAAACATCGCTGCCAAAAACTTACACTGAAGACAATTATCAGCTGTAAATAAATCACTAAATATATAATCATAACCTGATtatcagaagagtaaaagtaaAGAACAGCCTGAAGCACCAGAGAGACAtactttttttgttcctttaaacACATCCCCCCCACTATACACCCCCAATATAAAACCAAGATCAATTTGAGGTAGTAATAGCTCTTGTATGTATGCATTGGCATAGAATGCCTAATCACTTCACATTACATACATCAAATGATGAAAATAGAATTGAATTGTTAATAAATGATACACAGACAGCACAGGGATGCCTAAAAATACAGAACAGGTGGTTTTTAGATAGTGCATACAGAACAGGAGTTCAGTGTTTAAATAAGAACAGCTTCTCCAGAAATACAACTTTGGGAAAAATGGTGTTtgaaatgacattttgaaacttttaaaCAATGCAATACACTACTATTAGAAGAGTGTCTTATGTAGACTAAAAatttgctatttaaaattaaaatactgttgaACTGCATAAGCTGAGTATGCTTACAGTAAGCACACTTGCAAGAAGCACCATTAGCAACGTCTTAGAATGACTTATAATCAAGCTATAAGCTGTAATGGTTTTGTTTACAGGTCCTGAATGTAAACAAATCAATTACTCAGCAAGAGTTTTCTAACCAGCTAAGTTGGACttcaaattatatatttaataaacacATAAGTAGTAGCTAAGGAGTTAactttctcatttcagtgcACTCCTTGTTTTTAAGACACTTAACGCTGTTAGTGTTAACTGCAGCAGTTAACACTGATAATCAGGAAATTGAACCGAACATTTCCATAGAGGCTAAATACAGTCAAGTGTTTTACTGGAAAACCTATCTCAAGATCTTCAGGCGTATTTCACTGACATGGAGTACAAGACCTCAGGCACTATGAGACATTCTCTGACAACAACACAGTATAATTTCTCTAGAAAAGAGCCATTTAACAGATTCAGTGTGTACACTTAGCAAAAGTGTGATGGAGAAGTGCAAGGCAGCTACCCTCAGAAAATAAGGCAAACAGAAGCCAAAAGCTTGAACGGGGCCATCCATTGTGCTGGCTCACGTAAACATAGTAAGGGCTAAAGACATTCTTTTACAGGACAAATACAGTAGCCAGACACACAATTTTAAGTACTCTCCTTCAGCATGCATGTTAATCATAAGGATTACTGAGCCAACTGCTTTGACACAGCTGGGTTACTGTCCATGCCCGCTAGAGTGTTTTTATCACACATTCAGTGCAGTATGTAAATACCTTTACTATCAGGTTGCAAGGAGGATGTGCTTGTCCAAAAGGCCATTGGATTAGATTTAAAAAGGCTAAAATTaaatcctaaaaaaataaattgtttgtATATAAGCGTTTACCTGGAATTTTCAAAGCATAAAACAAACTTATCTACATTCTGTAAGTATTCCACAGTCATACTTCCCAGCAGGAAATTTCATCTGTTAATTCTACACAAGCTTATCCAACCCATGTGAATAGACTTGCAGCTACCATCTTCCACCATGTCACTTTATTACACTGTAGCTAATAAACAGACGGTATGTGCTCATAATTCTGAGACATCCCATCCTTCTCACAAAGACACTCCAGCACATGATAATGGTCACATCACAGTCACAACTTCAGTAAGCACATCTTTTTCAGACTATGACAAACTGTGCAACTGAGGATGCAATCACACAGTCTCTTATCAGGCTACGGAAGCAGATTAATATCTGGTTTTAAGCTACAAAACTGAAATTGCTGAGGTCAATATTTAAGACTTGAAACAAAGGTACAGAGTATTTTAGAATAGCCATCTGCTCAACCAAGGggataattaaaattttaactgAAGCATACAATAGCTGTTCTCACACTTAATGACTCAGGGCAAAGGCTCAGGTACCTACAAATCAGCCACCTATTTAAGTCTCACAAAGTAAGTCCGCAGATACTTTGAGCATTTAAGTCCAAGATTCAGATACAGCACTTCGGAGTTACAGCTCCCTACCTGAAATCCCTGTTCTCAGTAAACAAAACTCCATCCTGCAtcacactttcatttttatacaaaaatacTTATGGCTTAAAATTCTCTCATTTAGTTGAAACTCTGGAGAACATATAGATACCTGCATTAGAACTGAAAGAAACTATGTATTCTCGAGAAAATAAAGAGTAATGAATAGCACAGAGCTGTCTGCCTAATAAGTCGTGTAGTTAAATAAATTACTACTTCAATTGACACTCACCTTTTTCCAGAATTCTAAATGAGAAGTTAGAGGGACCATCTTGTGTTGTAGTAGGAAAGTCGTCTACCTTGCTATCTACAGGCTTCTGAGTAGCATTAGAGCTTTTCGGTGGTTCAGAGACTTCTGGTTCTTTTTGTGCTGTGTTCTGAGATGCTGGAATATggctttcacttttttttggaGGATTAAAACTGAAGCCAAAGAGTGAACCAGTGGCTGAAGTATTTCCAAACGTGAATGTCTTTGACTTTTCATTACTGAAAATGCTCTTGACAGATTCAGATCCAAATACAAACTTTGGAGGAGAAACCACTGTTTTTGTTGgtgtttcagaagtgtttgacaCCTCTGCAGCTTCTACAGTTACATCAGAAGTACCATCACCATGGCTGAGGTCAGTTCTTTCTCTGGTCGTTTCTTCTAGCACAGCTACAGCGTTTTTACCACACGGAGATTCCTTAGGTGTATTGGCACGAGAAGAAAGAGGTGTTATCAGTGTCTCTCTCTCTTGGGCATGCTTAGCTTCATCAAAAGTTTGCTTAAATGAGTCTGCAACATCTTGCAGCTTAAATCGCACAGCTAGAAGTTCTACTTTCCTTTCACCGTCTGCAAAGTCACATGCAGTCCACACCCATGCTCTATCAGATCCTTTCATCTGCTGCAAATTCATATCTGGTGTTATTCTATGATTGGCACAGAGTTTTAGTACCTGGTCCCTTCTCATTACTATACGCACTTGTTTGTTGTCGTAGTTCTGTAATATCTTGATATCCCCAATACCTCTCTCTTTCCACTGATTTGCATCTTTGTCATATCTGTAGAGCTTAGCTCTGTGACTGAAGACAACTTGCTCATTTTCCTCACCACTGGTCACTTCCACAAGATCAGGCAGAGGCACCACAGGTTCAAAGTACTGTccatctctctcttcttcttgaGTAACATCAGAATCTTCATCTGTGCCTACTGATGTTCTACTTTGATTCTGTTTGGCAGGAGATTTGCATGGGCTCAGGGCAGATTTAAAGCTGAAACTAAAACCAGTGGTAGACTCTCCAAATctaaacagatttttccttaCAGGGCTACTTGCAAGAGGTGTTGCATATACAGAACTACTTACACTATCATCCAATGCTTCTCCACGCAAGTCATAGTTATCCCATTCCAGAGTAGGGCCAGTACTTTCAGCATGTGGCTTTATAACCAGATCAGAAGTACTGCTGGCACTAACAGAGTtgacattttcctcttctgacaGTTTAGTTTTGTCATCTGTCAAAAAAGTTTTGAGATCTTTTAAGCCACacttcatttcttctgctttctgtataAGCTGAGCTGTCCTACCTGTATCAACTAGTTTATGGGGTGTCTGCAGTGGTATGTCTAGCAGTAGCCTCTGACATTCTTCAAACTTCTGTTTGAACTCCTCAGCCTGCTCTGGTGTCTTGAATTTTGCTGCCAGATGTTCCAACTTTGCATCACCATCAGAGAAGTCATTGGCCATCCACATCCATGCTTTGTCTGAGCCAGAGAGCTGCTTCAAGTTCATTGTTGTTGTTATCCAGTGATTAGCACACACCTTCAGTACCTGCTCACGACGCATCAATATTCTTACTTTCCCGttaacttcatttttaagaatCTTCAGGTTGCCCACCCCACGTTCTTTCCACTGGCTTGTTTCTGGATCAAACCTGAACAACTTCACTCTTTGGGAGTATAACACTTTCTCATCTTCCTCTCCTGTAAATGGTTCTATTTTTTCAGGCATCTGAACTATAGGTTCAAAATGGATATCATCGCTGTCCTCTGTCTTATACACATCATCATCCTTCTCACCAAGGTCAGCAGATGTGTTTGCTTTGTGATCCATTTTAGAATTCTGTgtagaaaacagcttttcaccTGCACCTGAAAAGCCTTTGAAGTTAGGGTCCTTTTTGCCAAATTGAAAGCCTTCCTTAGGAGTACTTTTTGCAAGCTCAGCAAAAGTAGAAGTGCTATTTTGCCCAAAAACAAAGTCACCTTTCTCCTTGTCTGCTGTTTCTTGAAATTGGAATCCAATTCTACTATCTGAAGGCagttcctttttgtctttttcatcaGTGCTTTTTAAGAAGCCAGTTGTACACTCTTTGGATGGCTCATCTTTCTTAGTGGTATTTTTACTAGATTCCTGTATCCCAAACTTAAATCCACCTGCAGGCACTTGCATTGAAAAGTTAAATCCTTCCTTTGCAGACTTAGATTCAGTATCAGAAGAAATCTGAAATGTAAACGATGGTGTCTTGCCTTGCTCAAGACCAAACTTAAAGCCTGTTCCCAACTGTCCTCCATCAAGTTCAGGTAATTTACTTTTCAAGCCAAAAGGAGGAGCTGACGAAGCATCACCAGCAGGCTTACCAGATGGATTTAGTGTCTGGCAGGCTACACAGGCTGGTGAAGAACCTTCATTCCTCACAAGACAAGTACTACAATCCCACTGCCCTTCTTTTTTAGTAAAAAGCCCTTCAAAcccatttttctgtggtttatttGTATCAGCAATGGAACCAAacccaggagcaggggatgccTGAACAGTAGGTATAGGCATATTTGGTTGATTTTGAGGGTTAGGACTCTGACAAGAACAGCAGTTCACATTTTTTGCTTCGTTTCGGACTAGGCATACAGAGCAGTCCCACTGACcttcttttttagaaaaagcagTACTCAAGTCATTTTGAATAGCCTTTGGAGCAATTGCTTGGCCAAACTTAGCGGAAGTTTGTTGACTAGATACTCCTGTATTACTTTTGTTTGGATTCTGGCAGGCAACACACTTGGAGGCAGTGGGTTCATTTCTTACTGAACAGACACTGCAGTCCCATTGACCTTCCTTTTTAGCAAAAGCAGATCCAAATTTGTCCTGCACTGTGTTACCACTGGCTTTGAAACTTACAGAGCCAGTTAATGTGGCGTCATGTGTTTCCCACATATCTTCATTTGGATTTTGACACGATACACAATTCTTTGCAGTTGCTTCATTTGGAACTGAACATACTTTACACTCCCACTGATCCTTCTTCACGAGATGCTGCCCAAACCCACCAGAAGAATAGGCTTGCTGAGcatcttttccaaatgaaatagtAGGGCCAGATGCAGTTGATGTAGCTGTAAGGCTGCTTTTGCTGTCAGATTCACTGCTCACCCCATCTTTCGGGAACTGAAAGCTCAAATTCAGGGTTCCAGAAATGGATGTGCTAGGCTCCTTGATGTCCTgatttgttgtttcttttgtggttCCACTATTCTGAGTCACAGATGCGTCAGCATTTGATCCcaaggattttaaaatattctgggCCTCCTCaaacttttttttgaaaagcattgCTTCCTCGGGCGTTTTAAATCTAATTGCGAGCTGTTCTGGTTTTGGCAACTCATCTGCATAATCTAAAGCATGCCACACGAATGACTTATCTGATGTAGCATTTGGAGTTAATTTCATATCAGCATTTATGTAGTGATTTGCACAGATTTTCAGCACTTGGTCTCGTCTCATTAAGAGACGAAATTTGCCAGATACTTTatgtttcagtattttcacatttccaattcccctttctttccattctttaGATTCTGCATCAAAACGAAAGAGCTTGGCTCTGTTGCAGAAGAattcttcttcatcttcctcacCTGTCTTTACTTCGATCTTATCAGGGAGCGGCACCACGGGATCAAAATGAGGACCATCATCATCCTCATCTCCACCATGGGTGCTTCCTCCCTCTGTTTCATGACTTCTATTGGCCAAATCTGAATTTGAAGTCATAAATACAGGTTTGCTTGGTTCTTGAACACTAAATGTATCATTCTTCTCAAAAGCCAGgtttttgtgtgcattttgtCCCATGTTCTCTCTAAGAGAGATGCCTGGAATATGCTTATTGCTAAAATTGAAGATATTTCTTGAACTATTTGTGTGATCATTAACTGGCTTTTGTTCAACGTATCTATCATCCTGTAAAGGTTTATCAGATGTCAGAAGATCCAAGAGGCTTTCTCTGCTATTATAAGGTGCATTAAGAGGCTGTGGTGCAACTtgagggggagaagaaaaggtgaaGTCTCCATCATTAGACTTGAAGTtaggtttaaatttaaaagttgGTGtctgacttggctgtgctggtgtTGGCAGAGGTGGTTTTGATCCTTCAGTTGTTCCCGGCTGTCCAAATTTAGGCATCACTTTTGATTCTGCAGGCTTTAAAGTTGGTGGCGTGACTGAACGGTTTGTGAAATAGCCTGGTTTAGGCAATGTTGGATTTGTGCTTGCCTGTGGAACACTGTAATTGTAATAGTCATCACCCGCACGAGGAGAAATGAGCGCGGTACCAGGAGAATCAAAACGTAGAGGTGGGCCGTACATTTCTTGGGAAAACATACAACCAGAAGTGTTTTGCAGAGGTGGTGTATGCATTGGTGGTTGATAGGAATATATATGTGGCTGAGGTGTAAGTCGGTTCATGCCATAGACAGGAggctaaagaaaaaacagaaaacaagtgcTTTGCTTACTATGATAACACAGAGGACAAAATCCTACTTGTGCTGAAGCCTGCATAACATGTACTCTTAAAAGGAGGGCATACTTTCATACAAGTTTAAATCTAAACTAATTTTACCTTAGTTTAAACTGATTAAACCTTGAAGGGCATTTGAAAACAAGCATTGAAAAAGGGGCACAATGTGAGTGGGTTgcttttttatggaaaaaagcCTTGAAACCCCCATTTTCTTTTGCCATACTACTTGGAGGGGGGGATAGTTAAGTGCTATCATATGTACTCTGTAGGAGAAAATGTACTAACAAACAGCAGACATTTTGCTGGCTTTTCCTCCCAGACTCCACATCCCAAAAATTAGGCAGAAAGACAAATTAGTCTTGGACTAGCAGTCCAAGTTCACCAAATTCTGCATAAGGAACTGGAATTACATGCAACTATGTATAGAACCAAAAGCAGTCATTTTTCAGGAGATCATTGGAAGCAGCTGAAATGAGTAGATTTTTCTCACCTTTGTTGGTGTTACATTGGTTGCAGCAGTTCCGAGAAGATACTGAGAGTTATAGGCAGGAGACTGGCTGTAGAACACAGATGGACCAGTGGTAGCAACTAAAATGGaacaccaggaaaacaaagtttaCATTTGatcattttttgttgttgttgctgttttgaaTGGACTCTCCATAGCAAGCAGTTTTTAATTGTGaatcattaaaacattttggcattattttcaaaaatttagcTAAGCATCTAGGTACGAATTCTGCAGGAACTTGCCTGTTAATGGTGCTTCATGAAGATTTTGTGCTCTCTGATAACCGTCTGGCATTGTATCTGTTCCATAGTTTTCAGGAGACCAGCGAGAAGTTGCATTTGTGTTGGAATTGTTAAGTTTCATTTCTTGCATTTCATTCTGTCAAGACAGCGTTCCAAGCAAGAGTGTAAGTATGTATCACACAGGTATTTGCAGAATAAAACATGATCCCTACCTTTTGctatttaaacacattttcaagCTCAGTGGTGGCAGTAATTTAAGAAATCCCCAAGAAGTACTTGCCAGAATCATGCAGGATCTGCCCATGCAGTACAAAGTACTAACATCGTGTACCAAAGCCAGAACAAGCCagtgtgacaaaaaaaaaaaagagccaaatgGATGAGAACCAAACTGATAAAAGCAGAACTCTGTGCATACAGTCCCCAGATGGGGTGCATCAGCGAACCTGCCTAAGTCCCAAAGAGGAGTTTTAAACAATAGATGTACTCTTGTACTCATTTTAGGcagatatttacagaaaataattctagGAACTGTAAATTAGCCATGCTATTTTCACTAGATCCTTACCATAACTAAAAGGCCAACTGTTTTTCACTGAATATGGTGACAAAATTTTTTACCTTCAAAGCTTCCACTTGCTGACAAATCATTTGAAGTATAGATTTGTGATCTTCTGCCCACTGAGGAGGAGTTTTCGGagaaaactaggaaaaaaaattttattgaatCTTGTGAGTTTTTCTTCAAACATAATAATTCCCTGAAATAATAACTGGCCAACATACCTTGTAGCTCTTAgttggagaaaaagagaacttAGTTGGTGATGGAGTGGAATGTTTCATTGCTGAATCTACAGTTCGTGACAGACCATTTCTGAAGGCAAGACTTCCCTCGTCAACATTCTCGCCAAGTTCCTGGATCACTGTATCTAGCACTTCCCTCACGGTTTCAATAGACACTGGCAGCTAGAAAGTTATTTGAAACATGAGTCATGACTGCAATTCTCCCTCAGAGCAAGACAGATTACATTCAGAATTCTGGCTGAACAATTCACAAGGCTTTCATTATACaaatactgctttctttttcagaaaagctcTAAATCTGTTAAGATTCACATAAGAAAACAATTCACaagcaattatattttttcaaactaTCAACTTCCATAAAAAGGCAGTGGCAAAAGCTATTTGTTTACATTAAAGCTTTCATCCACAGAGTAACCAGGATGATACATGATCTGGTAGGTTACAGAAGTTACACAGAGTTTAACCTGCTTTAATGCAAGGACTAGTCTAAAAATCTAACCTAAATGCAAACAGCTTCATTTTGAAACAGTAACCTAAGCCACTGCATGTCttaaaaaaagttcttaaaGCAAGAATTACTTACTTTCTCAGTTACTGACATATCTGAGGAGCTTTCCGCAATGATCTTCATTAGATAATACCTGGCTTTAAGAAGATAAGTTTTGTGCTCCTCGTGTTCTTCTGGCAGCATGGCATCATTTTCaatctcttctgctttcctttggaaaatctAAAGAACAGGATGCAGATTAATTAGTATCAGTCAGAAGGCAACTGAATAAAGGAAAGCATTTCAGGGTAATGTAACTTACAAACTTACCATGGCAAGATTCCAGTATGAAACCACATTCTCAATAGCTTCAAATGCTAACAAAGCATCATCAGTTTTGCCATCAACTGCATCCAACATGGCAAATGCTATATGTGCCTCTTCTTCATATGCTGCAACCTGAAAGACCTACAAATAAAGTGAAGGACAACTCATACCTAACAACGGaatgacattttttcttatAATACAGGGAGAATTCTTTTGCAAGAAAGTTTGTACTAAGGGTGTTCAGTGCCTTCCAATTGTTAACATGATTTTAAAGGTAAGACTAAAAGTTGTAAGGAGAGAATTTTCCCCCTTTATCAAACGCTATTACCAAATCTCATCCTTAATAGTTTCCTAGTAATAATGTGAGTTGTGCAATGTAGACAAAAATCCCTCAACTGTGTACGTTTCTGACATAGACCTTCTCTTACTTCAACCTTGGCTTAATCAATCTGTACCTGAATGTCTACACTATGGAAGTGTTTGAAGAGAGGATCAGTAGGTTCAGAAATACTCCTCTTCTTTTTGATAATTTCCAGCATAGGTAAAACTTTCTTCCAGTAATAGACACTTCGTCCAATGTATTCCTTCTGGTCATAGAAAGAGTTCCGGTTAATTCCCTggtgaagaaaacagaacagaagcaCATGTTATTTCAAAAAGTTCAAGTCAAAATGCTATTCATACAAATCCTTCtcctattttctttaaaagtttcaAGAGTCCTTCTCTGACACTAAACAAAGTAACTATGTAAAGTAACATACATGTAGAAAATAACACTGCAGTTCAAACCAGTACTTTATAGAGTGACTATTACAGAGTGACTAGAGCAACAAATTTGCCTAATAAAATTAACAGCTGTTCTCAATATTACATACTCATCTGATCCCTTGTCAGCCAAGTCTGTTCATagtttggaaaacagaaaaacacttctacatatttaaaaccaaccaaacaatcTCAGCTTACTGTTTTTTGCAAGCTTTTTGCCCAGTGTATGATTAAGGCAGGTTGCAGGCCATGCTTCTCCAGTGTTCGCAGAGTACTTATGCCACGCTGTACAGTAAGCctcagttttgctgctgttcctggtcTGAATAtcagaagaaacatttcttcattaGCATTTAATGTTTCTCATCTGTTCACATAACATTTACTTGATGAATACATCCCACGGTTTTAGTTCTAGCCTGCCTTGTTTAGAAATGCAttgttagaaattaaaattctatttttacaaGTCTTTCAAACGTATCAAGTCCCTACTAGAACAAAGCTTCAACTTccaaaatacttcatttttcaaGAATCTGTTGGGACCAATCAAAGGTGCTCGAGCTCCCTTTATGGAGCTTGATCAAATATCTCCAAACTGAAAAAGCCTTACATTGATTTTCTCTGAAGAAGGGTACGAACAGCATCCCACCAGGATCTTTGGTCTTCAGTATAGAGTTGTTTGCACACTGGCAATGGTAGGAATTGAGGCTGATGTGCACTGTAGTGAGAATTAAACTTCTCTTGCAATTGCAGGTTGCTAGTGAATACCACCCCAAGTAGGAAtacctgtttttatttaaaaaaataaaaagtattaaacaaaaaaccaaaccccttAATTTGTAGCATACATTAAAAAACTTGGAAAGTTTACTTACTTCAAGGTCTAACAAGCAAATGGATTCAGGAGCATCTGTCTCAAGTCTTGATGTTTCCTGAGGCAAgtggaaaagctgttttaacCACTTGCGCATCGGGGGTAAGACTGACATGGAGTTCCACTGCAAGCCAAGCCACACGAGGTGCTGGAGACTGCCGCTGTGCATTCGAACAGCACCTGTGCAAAACCAAGGTTGGACACAAATGTCAGCTTCCTACGAGTCATCAAGACTTGAATCTGATCAAAGGTGGGTTTCACATTTCCCTCTGTCATAGCAGCCAGATATGTTACAGATCGATGCACATCAAGATTCCAGCTTTCAGTTATGAAGGATTACAAACTTCAGATTAGCCAAACATAACACGTTCGTCTAAGTGCTCACAGACATCAACCCCTTGAGCTTCTGACGGAGTGACTATCAGATTTCCTCCATTTCCATCCTCACTTTATTTGGTCCAACAGGCAACTAATTTTAGCCAACCtatttccttctccagaaaTCTTAAAGGAATTACTCAAGAAGCACTTCTCTACTTTGCAATAAAGTACAAGTTTTTCCTAGGCCATTAGGGCAACTTTGGACAGCTATGCCAGGTATTTGTCTTTCATTGTAATATGAAGTATTTGTAAGAAGAACTTCTACAAATACTTTTCAGAAAGTAACACCTCTTACCAATATCGTATTTATTGAGTTCCATTTGCACTGGTGCTTGTGTACTGACATTTCCAATATCATCTGTGCCTATAAAAGATCTCTCCCTTGAAGCTCCACTCTCAAACAGGCTATCAAACAACGTAAATGAACCACTCTTGTTTGCAAATGATTCCACAATCTCTTTAAAGAAGTCTTGCTTGCCATGGCTTAAGTTCAGTAGCATATGACctagaaaacagaaatacactTCACATTAACAAAGCAGTGGACATGAGGAAAGTAGCATTTGCTACACTGGATTGTTCTTTGCTACTGAAGGCTTGGAAGGAATCAGGATTTCCCCTTTTGAAACCTACAGACTGCTAAGGTATGCTCTCCTTGTAATTAGGTCTGTGTTTCAGCACA from Chiroxiphia lanceolata isolate bChiLan1 chromosome 2, bChiLan1.pri, whole genome shotgun sequence includes these protein-coding regions:
- the RGPD4 gene encoding ranBP2-like and GRIP domain-containing protein 4 isoform X7, coding for MKGFLFAKLYFEIKEYELAKRYISTYLNVQERDPKAHRFLGQIYEAEDNIEKAFGCYKRSVELNPTQKDLVLKIAELLCNNDITDGRAKYWVDRAAKLFPGSPAIYRLKEQLLDCKGEDGWNQLFDLIQAELYARPDDVYINIRLVALYRSNNRLKDAVLHCQEAEKKIPLQSSLEWCSCVVETFEEYLESLQDLESDKNNWRSIKKDHLLAYSSFVKLTLSSRDVQECREALESFDRALQSVKPYVNGADELYRTYVEMKGQLYMHAGTLLLKMAQHNEAQWRAVCELAALCYLISFQVPQPKSKLIKGDQTGQDVLEIMACDRKSQSGHMLLNLSHGKQDFFKEIVESFANKSGSFTLFDSLFESGASRERSFIGTDDIGNVSTQAPVQMELNKYDIGAVRMHSGSLQHLVWLGLQWNSMSVLPPMRKWLKQLFHLPQETSRLETDAPESICLLDLEVFLLGVVFTSNLQLQEKFNSHYSAHQPQFLPLPVCKQLYTEDQRSWWDAVRTLLQRKSIPGTAAKLRLTVQRGISTLRTLEKHGLQPALIIHWAKSLQKTGINRNSFYDQKEYIGRSVYYWKKVLPMLEIIKKKRSISEPTDPLFKHFHSVDIQVFQVAAYEEEAHIAFAMLDAVDGKTDDALLAFEAIENVVSYWNLAMIFQRKAEEIENDAMLPEEHEEHKTYLLKARYYLMKIIAESSSDMSVTEKLPVSIETVREVLDTVIQELGENVDEGSLAFRNGLSRTVDSAMKHSTPSPTKFSFSPTKSYKFSPKTPPQWAEDHKSILQMICQQVEALKNEMQEMKLNNSNTNATSRWSPENYGTDTMPDGYQRAQNLHEAPLTVATTGPSVFYSQSPAYNSQYLLGTAATNVTPTKPPVYGMNRLTPQPHIYSYQPPMHTPPLQNTSGCMFSQEMYGPPLRFDSPGTALISPRAGDDYYNYSVPQASTNPTLPKPGYFTNRSVTPPTLKPAESKVMPKFGQPGTTEGSKPPLPTPAQPSQTPTFKFKPNFKSNDGDFTFSSPPQVAPQPLNAPYNSRESLLDLLTSDKPLQDDRYVEQKPVNDHTNSSRNIFNFSNKHIPGISLRENMGQNAHKNLAFEKNDTFSVQEPSKPVFMTSNSDLANRSHETEGGSTHGGDEDDDGPHFDPVVPLPDKIEVKTGEEDEEEFFCNRAKLFRFDAESKEWKERGIGNVKILKHKVSGKFRLLMRRDQVLKICANHYINADMKLTPNATSDKSFVWHALDYADELPKPEQLAIRFKTPEEAMLFKKKFEEAQNILKSLGSNADASVTQNSGTTKETTNQDIKEPSTSISGTLNLSFQFPKDGVSSESDSKSSLTATSTASGPTISFGKDAQQAYSSGGFGQHLVKKDQWECKVCSVPNEATAKNCVSCQNPNEDMWETHDATLTGSVSFKASGNTVQDKFGSAFAKKEGQWDCSVCSVRNEPTASKCVACQNPNKSNTGVSSQQTSAKFGQAIAPKAIQNDLSTAFSKKEGQWDCSVCLVRNEAKNVNCCSCQSPNPQNQPNMPIPTVQASPAPGFGSIADTNKPQKNGFEGLFTKKEGQWDCSTCLVRNEGSSPACVACQTLNPSGKPAGDASSAPPFGLKSKLPELDGGQLGTGFKFGLEQGKTPSFTFQISSDTESKSAKEGFNFSMQVPAGGFKFGIQESSKNTTKKDEPSKECTTGFLKSTDEKDKKELPSDSRIGFQFQETADKEKGDFVFGQNSTSTFAELAKSTPKEGFQFGKKDPNFKGFSGAGEKLFSTQNSKMDHKANTSADLGEKDDDVYKTEDSDDIHFEPIVQMPEKIEPFTGEEDEKVLYSQRVKLFRFDPETSQWKERGVGNLKILKNEVNGKVRILMRREQVLKVCANHWITTTMNLKQLSGSDKAWMWMANDFSDGDAKLEHLAAKFKTPEQAEEFKQKFEECQRLLLDIPLQTPHKLVDTGRTAQLIQKAEEMKCGLKDLKTFLTDDKTKLSEEENVNSVSASSTSDLVIKPHAESTGPTLEWDNYDLRGEALDDSVSSSVYATPLASSPVRKNLFRFGESTTGFSFSFKSALSPCKSPAKQNQSRTSVGTDEDSDVTQEEERDGQYFEPVVPLPDLVEVTSGEENEQVVFSHRAKLYRYDKDANQWKERGIGDIKILQNYDNKQVRIVMRRDQVLKLCANHRITPDMNLQQMKGSDRAWVWTACDFADGERKVELLAVRFKLQDVADSFKQTFDEAKHAQERETLITPLSSRANTPKESPCGKNAVAVLEETTRERTDLSHGDGTSDVTVEAAEVSNTSETPTKTVVSPPKFVFGSESVKSIFSNEKSKTFTFGNTSATGSLFGFSFNPPKKSESHIPASQNTAQKEPEVSEPPKSSNATQKPVDSKVDDFPTTTQDGPSNFSFRILEKGFNFSLFKSNPMAFWTSTSSLQPDSKAEKTPVSEDNLSSDDVIIVYELTPTPEQRALADFLKLPSTFFCYKNKPGYVSDEDDDEDYETAVKKLNGRLYPSDSEEKKKQHDPVKVGIAGKSEFSSERKCAATWEKKPTPEEKAEAEAQQVPSTSVCGVSSDTEHNSPEDLKSEAKIQETKENEVASSSDLVCTSKEEMPPASTDEVTVFVQSATSSEETDSSTETVQVLQTSSRADDTPVDLSTKKSDSDYSESTQGKVRENRVISFGFGNTAGLSFADLASKSSGDFAFGSKDKNFKWANTGAAVFGDTARKADEDEGGSDDEVVHSDDIHFEPIVSLPEVEVKSGEEDEEILFKERAKLYRWDRDATQWKERGVGEIKILFHTQKKYYRVLMRRDQVLKVCANHVITKEMNLVPSDTSNNALIWTATDYADGEVKVEQLAVRFKSQEMANSFKRRFEECQLSLSELQKGHLSLAAGLSKDTNPVVYFEVSADDEPLGHITMELFSNIVPRTAENFRALCTGEKGFGFKNSRFHRIVTDFVCQGGDITNHDGTGGRSIYGTAFEDENFEVKHTGPGLLSMANKGRDTNNSQFFITLKKAEHLDFKHVVFGFVKDGMDVVKKIESFGSPKGLVNARIVITDCGQI